In one Lycium barbarum isolate Lr01 chromosome 7, ASM1917538v2, whole genome shotgun sequence genomic region, the following are encoded:
- the LOC132603425 gene encoding uncharacterized protein LOC132603425 produces MVRYIHSVVDKAKSLGDQPLFEEFYMFRAMVRSEGEKCLTYVHEADRIHLQADYKKDGVHADHIRPSVRRRGKGGVAGRRERAIKRGQVSIEMDEMHQEDVQAVPEDDPATTNCNISSTSRGDTHEFTQASAMTYQPTTTQIVPYMTPQTPQYSRDPSFSSFENIFVENGPVFNSSPVQMSIDIPEATNRDDGQDCNIEIQGNELDDSNDEVDGEPSMRQKRKIIRKRCATGSHFLDQHGRIKKQRGRGKKQQGRSKNK; encoded by the exons ATG GTGCGTTATATTCATTCAGTGGTTGATAAAGCAAAATCACTCGGTGATCAGCCATTATTTGAGGAATTTTATATGTTTCGTGCAATGGTGCGGAGTGAAGGTGAAAAGTGCTTGACATATGTGCACGAGGCTGATAGAATTCATTTACAAGCCGATTATAAAAAAGATGGAGTACATGCTGACCATATACGTCCCTCTGTTCGTAGGCGAGGAAAAGGTGGTGTTGCTGGTAGGAGGGAACGTGCTATTAAGAGAGGTCAAGTGTCTATCGAAATGGATGAAATGCATCAGGAAGATGTCCAAGCAGTCCCGGAAGATGATCCAGCAACAACAAATTGTAATATTAGTTCCACTTCAAGAGGCGACACTCACGAATTCACTCAGGCATCAGCTATGACATATCAACCAACAACTACTCAAATTGTGCCATACATGACGCCACAAACTCCACAATATTCAAGAGATCCAAGTTTTTCGTCTTTTGAGAATATATTTGTTGAGAATGGTCCTGTTTTTAACTCATCGCCTGTGCAAATGTCCATCGATATCCCTGAGGCCACTAATAGAGATGATGGACAGGACTGTAATATTGAGATACAAGGTAATGAGTTGGATGATTCCAACGATGAAGTGGATGGTGAACCATCAATGAGGCAGAAGCGTAAAATTATTCGTAAGCGTTGTGCGACCGGGAGTCACTTTCTTGATCAGCATGGTAGGATTAAAAAGCAGCGCGGTAGAGGTAAAAAGCAGCAAGGTAGAAGCAAAAATAAATGA